One window of Bacillota bacterium genomic DNA carries:
- a CDS encoding FadR/GntR family transcriptional regulator: MGRRKPVDAARFGLLKQPRPLYEQLAEVIRQKVAAGELGPGERLPGELELSSALGVSRPSVREALKILRALGVVSIRHGDGVYVTCAAPAEILRRLTPAPVLPPEGLYHLYEIRKVLECQAAAWAAQRASEAEVAGLREVVGEMKGLVEGPVVGPSGPPLDRLEQLDSTFHHRLTLSTGNAVLMGIMDGMMETIRESRRYSLSIPGRAIQSVYDHERVFDAVAARKPVAAARAMFAHIGGVQRCVFRVHVHGPAAGGPPAEETERGGGAAGDFLLVLSVRGPGVPRAEV; encoded by the coding sequence GTGGGCAGGCGGAAGCCGGTGGATGCCGCCCGGTTTGGGCTGCTGAAGCAGCCCCGGCCCCTGTACGAGCAACTGGCGGAAGTCATCCGGCAGAAGGTGGCGGCGGGCGAACTGGGTCCCGGCGAGCGCCTGCCGGGGGAGTTGGAGTTGTCGTCGGCCCTGGGGGTGAGCAGGCCCTCGGTGCGCGAAGCGCTGAAGATCCTGCGCGCCCTGGGAGTGGTGTCCATCCGGCACGGAGACGGCGTCTACGTGACCTGTGCCGCGCCCGCGGAAATCTTGCGCCGGCTGACACCTGCCCCCGTGCTGCCGCCCGAGGGTCTGTACCACCTGTACGAAATCCGCAAAGTGCTGGAGTGCCAGGCAGCGGCGTGGGCGGCGCAGCGGGCCTCGGAAGCGGAGGTGGCCGGCCTGCGCGAGGTGGTGGGCGAAATGAAGGGGCTGGTGGAAGGTCCCGTGGTGGGTCCTTCCGGGCCGCCCCTGGACAGGCTGGAGCAGCTGGACAGCACCTTCCATCACCGTCTCACCCTGAGCACGGGCAACGCCGTGCTCATGGGGATCATGGACGGCATGATGGAGACGATCAGGGAGAGCCGGAGGTACAGCCTCAGTATCCCCGGGCGGGCCATCCAGTCGGTGTACGACCACGAGCGCGTTTTCGACGCGGTGGCGGCGCGCAAGCCCGTGGCTGCGGCCCGCGCCATGTTCGCCCACATCGGCGGCGTGCAGCGGTGTGTGTTCCGCGTCCACGTGCACGGACCCGCGGCGGGTGGGCCCCCCGCGGAGGAGACCGAGCGGGGCGGGGGTGCGGCCGGTGACTTCCTGCTGGTGCTCTCTGTGCGCGGGCCCGGCGTTCCCCGGGCCGAGGTATGA
- a CDS encoding UxaA family hydrolase has protein sequence MKRTFWGYRRPGGGVGTRNHVAIIPLDDLSNAAAEAVSRVIQGTMALAHPYGRLQFGADLDLFFRTMINAGRNPNIAAAVVIGIEPNWTRRLADGIAETGKPVVWFAIERNGDLSTIEKASRKAKELVHYASELRREEVDLSEIVVSVKCGESDTTSGLASNPTVGRVVERLLDAGATVLFGETSEITGGEDLVAARMKTPELQAQFLRVFNDYVGFIEREEADLLGSQPTQGNITGGLTTIEEKAMGNIQKIGRARVDGVLEPAQLPPGRGLYFMDTSSAGAEAVTLFAAGGAVVHLFPTGQGNVVGNPVLPVIKLSANPVTVATMSEHIDVDVSGLLTLEKTLDGAADDLMDMLLRTANGRLTAAEVLGHREFVLTKLFRSA, from the coding sequence GTGAAGCGGACCTTCTGGGGATACCGCCGGCCGGGCGGGGGGGTGGGGACCCGCAACCACGTGGCCATCATCCCTCTCGACGACCTTTCCAACGCAGCCGCCGAGGCGGTGAGCAGGGTGATCCAGGGTACCATGGCCCTGGCCCACCCTTACGGGCGGCTGCAGTTCGGTGCGGACCTGGATCTCTTCTTCCGCACCATGATCAACGCGGGGCGGAACCCCAACATCGCCGCGGCGGTGGTGATCGGGATCGAGCCCAACTGGACGCGCCGGCTGGCCGATGGCATCGCCGAGACGGGCAAGCCTGTGGTCTGGTTTGCCATCGAGCGCAACGGAGACCTCTCCACCATCGAGAAGGCGTCCCGCAAGGCCAAGGAGTTGGTGCACTATGCCTCCGAGCTGCGTCGGGAAGAGGTGGATCTGTCGGAGATAGTGGTGAGCGTCAAGTGTGGCGAGTCGGACACCACCTCGGGGCTGGCCTCCAATCCGACGGTGGGGCGGGTGGTGGAGCGCCTGCTGGACGCGGGAGCCACCGTGCTGTTCGGTGAGACCTCCGAGATTACCGGGGGCGAGGACCTCGTGGCCGCGCGCATGAAGACGCCCGAACTGCAGGCGCAGTTCCTGCGGGTGTTCAACGACTACGTGGGGTTCATCGAGCGGGAGGAGGCGGACCTGCTGGGCTCGCAGCCCACTCAGGGGAACATCACGGGCGGGTTGACCACCATCGAGGAAAAGGCCATGGGGAATATCCAGAAGATCGGCCGCGCCCGCGTGGACGGGGTGCTGGAGCCGGCTCAGCTCCCTCCGGGCAGGGGACTCTACTTCATGGACACTTCTTCGGCCGGCGCGGAGGCGGTCACCCTTTTCGCGGCCGGGGGAGCGGTGGTGCACCTGTTCCCCACCGGGCAGGGCAACGTCGTGGGCAATCCCGTCCTGCCCGTGATCAAGCTGTCCGCCAACCCGGTCACCGTGGCCACCATGTCCGAACACATCGACGTGGACGTCTCCGGCCTGCTCACCCTGGAGAAGACTCTGGACGGGGCGGCCGACGACCTCATGGACATGCTCCTGCGCACGGCCAACGGTCGCCTGACGGCGGCCGAGGTGCTCGGTCACCGGGAGTTCGTGCTCACCAAGCTGTTCCGCAGTGCCTGA
- a CDS encoding corrinoid protein: MDDLSGGLALALADLREEDVLRLVKEGAEAGADPWALVGDLRRGISQVGDRFEKGEYFVSELIMAADIFKQVMVVLEPLLAGKREAPLGRVVMATVKGDIHDIGKNIVSMILSANGFEVFDLGVDVPPERIVSALQETGATVLGLSALLTVSFDPMKETIHALEQARLRDRVKVMIGGGPVNEKVRAYTGADGVGYDAQDAVALARQFLGVK, from the coding sequence GTGGACGACTTGAGTGGTGGCTTGGCGCTGGCGCTGGCGGATCTGAGGGAGGAAGACGTGCTGCGGCTGGTCAAAGAGGGTGCGGAGGCGGGCGCCGACCCGTGGGCCCTGGTGGGCGATCTGCGCCGCGGCATCAGCCAGGTGGGGGACCGTTTCGAAAAGGGCGAGTACTTCGTTTCCGAGCTCATCATGGCGGCCGATATCTTCAAGCAGGTCATGGTGGTACTGGAACCGCTGCTGGCGGGAAAGCGAGAGGCGCCGCTGGGACGTGTGGTCATGGCTACGGTGAAGGGGGACATCCACGACATAGGGAAGAACATCGTGAGCATGATCCTTTCCGCCAACGGCTTTGAGGTCTTCGACCTGGGGGTGGACGTCCCTCCGGAGCGCATTGTCAGCGCCCTGCAGGAGACGGGAGCCACCGTGCTCGGCCTCTCCGCGCTACTTACGGTGTCGTTCGATCCCATGAAAGAGACCATCCATGCGCTCGAGCAGGCCCGGTTGAGGGACAGGGTGAAGGTGATGATCGGCGGCGGCCCGGTCAACGAGAAGGTGCGGGCGTACACGGGGGCCGACGGCGTGGGTTACGACGCCCAGGATGCGGTGGCCCTTGCCAGGCAGTTTCTGGGGGTGAAGTGA
- a CDS encoding branched-chain amino acid ABC transporter permease: MSFLTQVPQQVINGITLGSVYGLIAIGYSMVYGTLGMLNFAHGDVFMVGAFGGWVAMGLLLPHLSGPVLLFPVLVAAALVAATLGVAVERFAYRPLRRASRLAPLIAALGVSMLLQNTVMLATGGRAKTYLTSAIISPDAGIDLGGTFVSFLRLGVVVVAALFMLALDYTVRHTYTGKAMRAVAEDPEAAAWAGVSVNRVVVAAFLLGSLLAGAGGVMVGLLYTQIDFYMGFSAGMKAFTACVLGGIGNLHGAMAGGVVLGLLESLGVAFVSPVYRDVIAFSLLILTLLLRPEGILGRARGQRA; this comes from the coding sequence GTGTCTTTCCTCACGCAGGTGCCGCAGCAGGTCATCAACGGCATCACCCTGGGGTCGGTATACGGGCTCATCGCCATTGGGTACTCCATGGTGTACGGTACCCTGGGTATGCTCAACTTCGCCCACGGAGACGTGTTCATGGTGGGGGCCTTTGGTGGTTGGGTGGCCATGGGCCTCCTCCTTCCCCACCTGAGCGGGCCCGTGCTTCTCTTTCCGGTGCTGGTGGCAGCGGCACTGGTGGCGGCCACGCTGGGCGTGGCCGTGGAACGTTTCGCTTATCGTCCCCTGCGGCGGGCATCGCGGCTGGCCCCCCTGATTGCCGCCCTGGGGGTATCCATGCTGCTGCAGAACACGGTCATGCTCGCCACCGGGGGCCGGGCCAAGACCTACCTGACCTCGGCCATCATCTCCCCCGACGCGGGGATCGACCTGGGGGGGACCTTCGTATCCTTCCTCAGACTGGGGGTGGTGGTCGTGGCCGCCCTGTTCATGCTCGCACTGGATTATACCGTGCGGCACACTTACACGGGGAAGGCCATGCGCGCCGTGGCGGAAGACCCGGAGGCGGCCGCCTGGGCGGGAGTCTCGGTGAACCGGGTGGTGGTGGCCGCTTTCCTGCTGGGGTCCCTGCTCGCCGGCGCCGGAGGAGTCATGGTGGGGCTGCTTTACACCCAGATCGACTTCTACATGGGTTTCTCGGCGGGCATGAAGGCTTTCACGGCCTGTGTCCTGGGCGGCATCGGCAACCTGCACGGAGCCATGGCGGGGGGAGTGGTGCTGGGATTGCTGGAGAGCCTTGGGGTTGCCTTCGTGTCCCCGGTTTACCGGGACGTCATCGCTTTCTCGCTGCTGATCCTGACCCTCCTCTTGCGGCCGGAAGGGATTCTCGGGAGGGCGAGGGGGCAGAGGGCATGA
- a CDS encoding cobalamin-dependent protein (Presence of a B(12) (cobalamin)-binding domain implies dependence on cobalamin itself, in one of its several forms, or in some unusual lineages, dependence on a cobalamin-like analog.): MGTHARKATSLASAIADLDEECTLQAVRRLLGRGCSPLYIVEECRKGLAEVGEKYARGEYFLSDLVMSAELFREVMALIWPVWVGEQPSDAPDASIAVGTVHGDIHDIGKNIVVSLLRSHGFQVRDLGIDVPPNEFVRQVRTGQARIVGMSGLVTAAFDSMKTTVELLCREGLRDRVFVMIGGLVDDRVAKYVGADAWVRDAAQAIPLCTRVLRPGQQDPE, translated from the coding sequence ATGGGCACCCACGCGAGGAAAGCTACCAGCTTGGCCAGTGCCATCGCCGACCTGGACGAGGAGTGTACCCTGCAGGCCGTGCGCAGGCTCTTGGGGCGCGGGTGCTCTCCCCTCTACATCGTGGAAGAGTGCCGCAAGGGGTTGGCCGAGGTGGGGGAAAAGTACGCCCGGGGCGAGTATTTCCTCAGCGACCTGGTCATGTCGGCGGAACTGTTCCGGGAGGTCATGGCTCTCATCTGGCCGGTGTGGGTGGGGGAACAGCCAAGCGATGCGCCCGACGCCAGCATCGCGGTGGGGACGGTCCACGGTGATATCCACGATATCGGCAAGAACATCGTCGTTTCCTTGTTGCGCTCGCATGGCTTCCAGGTCCGCGACCTGGGGATTGACGTCCCGCCCAACGAATTCGTGCGCCAGGTGCGCACCGGCCAGGCCAGGATCGTGGGCATGTCGGGGCTGGTGACCGCTGCGTTCGACTCCATGAAGACCACCGTCGAGCTGCTGTGTCGGGAGGGCCTGCGCGATCGGGTGTTCGTGATGATCGGGGGGCTGGTCGACGACAGGGTCGCGAAATACGTGGGGGCAGACGCCTGGGTGCGGGACGCCGCCCAGGCCATCCCCCTGTGCACCCGCGTGCTGCGTCCAGGTCAGCAGGATCCCGAGTGA
- a CDS encoding uroporphyrinogen decarboxylase family protein, with protein MTENMTAEERVRRAVSLQEPDRVPVILAMDSFAARQKGMSLAEFTSDYDRARDTIIEVWKGFGADGVLAPSPATPFLFTLLWGTRVKVPGKEFPDQWLWQLDESQPFMQVEDYDLVVQKGFNHFLVTLGCRILQMSPGDVVGRLQWHVEKSAEDVRKWREAGAFVLCASAAPMPFDSFSGARTFHQFILDLYRYPDKVQAAIEASVPDVVESAKLAVKVTGIPGVFLGATRACGGLVNLKIFERFFLPSLKQVVEALVADGITPLLHFDQDWTKNLPYFRELPRAKCILHLDGFTDIFKAKEILGDHMCLKGDVHPTMLVLGSMEEVEDYTRQLIDRVGRGGGFILSQGCDIPPDARPENVRAMVETARTYGVYGRNGGGD; from the coding sequence ATGACGGAGAACATGACCGCAGAGGAGAGGGTCAGGCGGGCGGTTAGTCTCCAGGAGCCCGACCGGGTCCCGGTGATCCTGGCCATGGATTCCTTCGCCGCCAGGCAGAAAGGCATGTCGCTGGCGGAGTTCACCAGCGATTACGACCGGGCGCGGGACACCATCATCGAGGTGTGGAAGGGTTTCGGCGCCGACGGCGTCCTGGCGCCCAGCCCGGCCACTCCCTTCCTGTTCACCCTGCTCTGGGGCACGCGTGTGAAGGTGCCGGGGAAGGAGTTCCCCGACCAGTGGTTGTGGCAGCTCGACGAGAGCCAGCCCTTCATGCAGGTGGAGGATTACGACCTGGTGGTGCAGAAGGGCTTCAATCACTTCCTGGTGACGCTGGGCTGCCGGATTCTGCAGATGAGCCCAGGTGACGTGGTGGGCCGCCTGCAGTGGCATGTGGAGAAATCGGCGGAAGACGTACGCAAGTGGCGGGAGGCCGGTGCCTTCGTGCTGTGTGCCTCCGCTGCGCCCATGCCCTTTGACAGCTTTTCCGGAGCGCGTACCTTCCACCAGTTCATCCTCGACCTGTATCGCTACCCCGACAAGGTGCAGGCGGCCATCGAGGCGTCGGTGCCCGACGTGGTGGAATCGGCCAAGCTGGCGGTGAAGGTGACCGGCATCCCGGGAGTATTCCTCGGAGCTACCCGGGCCTGTGGCGGGCTGGTGAACCTGAAGATCTTCGAGCGGTTCTTCCTCCCCTCGCTGAAGCAGGTAGTGGAGGCCCTGGTAGCGGACGGAATCACGCCGCTGCTGCACTTCGACCAGGACTGGACCAAGAACCTGCCCTACTTCCGGGAGCTGCCCCGGGCCAAGTGCATCCTCCACCTGGACGGCTTCACCGACATCTTCAAGGCCAAGGAGATCCTCGGGGATCACATGTGCCTCAAGGGCGACGTGCACCCCACCATGCTGGTGCTGGGTAGCATGGAAGAGGTTGAGGACTACACGCGGCAATTGATCGACCGGGTGGGCCGGGGAGGGGGCTTCATCCTCAGCCAGGGGTGCGACATTCCCCCCGACGCCAGGCCGGAGAACGTGCGGGCCATGGTGGAAACTGCCCGCACTTACGGGGTGTACGGGCGGAACGGAGGCGGTGACTGA
- a CDS encoding branched-chain amino acid ABC transporter substrate-binding protein yields the protein MRRRGKLPGAGGAVLALMLVLALAATACASRTPAGQGGQGEGARAVIRIGAAGPYTGDLSKIGLDSLNAIRMAVEEANRAGGVNGSQIEVTVGDDAGDAAQATLVAQKFAADPGVVGVVGPMNSNCVNGALPIYEKAGLVIISQSATNPALTEQGYRVMFRVCPRDDAQGPAAARFISEELKVGKVYMIDDKGTYGQGLADQVEAALKKLGVAVTRGQIAPTDRDFSAILTRVRAEAPDLVYLALPNPAQAASLVIQARSMKMRTKFMGGDGLKEKDQLIKGSQGAAEGFYVTAIGKDVREVPEAQSFVKAFEEKYGAMSIFSGQSYEATSILIAAIRRAGVKDGKVDRGAVRDAVASTRDFRGILGFPVSFDGKGDVVGGSIYVLQVQGPDFKEVKAYPIGGK from the coding sequence ATGAGAAGAAGGGGGAAGCTGCCGGGGGCGGGTGGGGCGGTACTGGCGCTGATGCTGGTCCTCGCCCTGGCGGCGACGGCGTGTGCTTCCCGGACTCCGGCCGGTCAGGGTGGCCAGGGAGAGGGAGCACGCGCGGTGATCCGCATCGGGGCGGCGGGCCCCTATACGGGGGACCTGTCCAAGATCGGTCTTGACTCGCTGAACGCCATCCGCATGGCGGTGGAAGAGGCAAACCGGGCCGGCGGGGTGAATGGATCTCAGATCGAGGTGACGGTGGGCGACGACGCCGGCGATGCCGCCCAGGCCACCCTGGTGGCCCAGAAGTTCGCCGCCGACCCCGGAGTGGTGGGGGTGGTGGGGCCCATGAACTCCAACTGTGTGAACGGGGCCCTCCCCATCTACGAGAAGGCGGGCCTGGTCATCATCAGCCAGTCGGCCACCAACCCCGCCCTGACCGAGCAGGGCTACCGGGTCATGTTCCGGGTGTGCCCGCGGGACGATGCTCAGGGGCCGGCGGCCGCCCGGTTCATCAGCGAAGAGCTGAAGGTGGGCAAGGTCTACATGATCGATGACAAGGGAACGTACGGCCAGGGCCTGGCAGACCAGGTGGAGGCCGCCCTGAAGAAGCTCGGCGTCGCCGTGACGCGGGGTCAGATCGCTCCCACTGACCGGGACTTCTCCGCCATCCTCACCCGGGTGCGGGCGGAGGCTCCCGATCTGGTGTACCTGGCCCTGCCCAACCCCGCCCAGGCAGCAAGCCTGGTTATCCAGGCCCGCTCCATGAAGATGCGGACGAAGTTCATGGGCGGTGACGGCCTCAAGGAGAAGGATCAGCTCATCAAAGGCTCCCAGGGTGCCGCCGAAGGCTTCTACGTCACCGCCATCGGCAAGGATGTCAGGGAGGTACCGGAGGCGCAGAGCTTCGTAAAGGCTTTCGAGGAGAAGTACGGAGCTATGAGCATCTTCTCCGGCCAGAGCTACGAAGCCACCAGCATCCTCATTGCCGCCATCCGCAGGGCCGGGGTGAAGGACGGCAAGGTGGATCGGGGTGCGGTCCGGGACGCGGTGGCATCCACCCGCGATTTCCGCGGCATCCTGGGCTTCCCGGTCAGCTTCGACGGCAAGGGGGACGTGGTGGGCGGAAGCATCTACGTCCTCCAGGTGCAGGGTCCCGACTTCAAGGAGGTCAAGGCCTACCCCATAGGCGGCAAGTAG
- a CDS encoding GntR family transcriptional regulator has product MAALKEQGETSGRTRNSWEAIARERIDRSSFVPPYYQLAQIIERHVRSGDFGPGDMLPPEAELVRMFGISRMTVRKGIEKLARLGLVTASQGRGTFVNQPPLEHATFSLPEFAEDMRARGLRPSCRLLEAKVMRAPADVASKLNLDPGRRVLFVRRLLYADDEPMVYDRKYLRYDRGQPVLEAELEYMNLPAVVARHSDVLPSDSRFVVRVARCNREEAALLGVEPDSPTFQVEQFVHSADGSLVGWGMLVYRGDRYYFTSLPRLLR; this is encoded by the coding sequence GTGGCGGCGTTGAAGGAGCAGGGAGAAACAAGCGGACGCACGAGGAACAGCTGGGAGGCGATCGCCCGGGAGCGCATCGACCGGAGTTCCTTCGTGCCCCCGTACTACCAGCTGGCCCAGATCATAGAACGTCACGTGCGCAGCGGCGACTTCGGGCCCGGGGACATGCTACCACCCGAGGCTGAACTCGTCCGTATGTTCGGTATCAGCCGCATGACGGTCAGAAAGGGCATTGAGAAACTGGCCCGGCTGGGCCTGGTCACCGCCAGCCAGGGCAGGGGCACTTTCGTCAACCAGCCACCCCTGGAACACGCCACCTTCAGCCTGCCCGAGTTCGCCGAAGACATGCGGGCGCGCGGACTGCGCCCCTCCTGCCGCCTGCTGGAAGCCAAGGTGATGCGGGCACCCGCCGACGTGGCAAGCAAGCTCAACCTCGACCCCGGTCGCCGGGTGTTGTTTGTGAGGCGGTTGCTGTACGCCGACGACGAGCCCATGGTCTACGACAGGAAGTACCTGCGGTACGACCGCGGGCAACCCGTCCTGGAGGCGGAGCTTGAGTACATGAACCTACCGGCTGTGGTGGCCCGGCACTCCGACGTCCTCCCCTCGGATAGCCGGTTCGTGGTCCGGGTAGCCCGCTGCAACCGCGAGGAGGCGGCGCTGCTCGGGGTCGAGCCGGACTCCCCCACCTTCCAGGTGGAGCAGTTCGTCCATTCCGCCGACGGGTCGCTGGTGGGCTGGGGAATGCTGGTGTATCGCGGCGACCGCTACTACTTTACTTCTCTGCCCCGGCTGCTGAGGTAG
- a CDS encoding GerMN domain-containing protein: MAAIVNTLTEFPDIRQVQILVEGRKVESLAGHADVSRPLTRNERLIKR, from the coding sequence GTGGCCGCCATCGTCAACACGCTCACCGAGTTTCCGGACATACGCCAGGTGCAAATCCTGGTCGAGGGCCGTAAGGTGGAATCGCTGGCGGGGCACGCGGACGTGAGCCGGCCGCTGACCAGGAACGAGAGGCTCATCAAACGCTGA
- a CDS encoding GTP-binding protein: MTELRLLVLSGFLGAGKTTLLLAMVGRLRARPLRMVIIENEVGEVGIDGQYLQREGLEVRELYAGCVCCTLAADLVVTLGKVRDAFSPDLVMVEATGIALPGDIVRTVRRWTDGGDVRVLTVVDAPRYALLREAVGPLVTAQIEAADVVAVNKIDEVDPAAVDRVVDEVASLNANAVVVPVSAEKGLHLDLLLEALA, encoded by the coding sequence GTGACTGAACTGAGACTGCTTGTGCTGTCCGGGTTCCTGGGGGCGGGCAAGACCACCCTGCTGCTCGCAATGGTGGGGCGGCTTCGCGCCCGCCCCCTCCGCATGGTCATCATCGAAAACGAAGTGGGTGAAGTGGGCATCGACGGCCAGTACCTGCAGCGCGAGGGGCTCGAGGTGCGGGAGTTGTACGCCGGATGCGTTTGCTGCACCCTCGCCGCGGACCTGGTGGTCACGCTGGGGAAGGTCCGGGACGCCTTCTCTCCCGACCTGGTGATGGTTGAGGCCACGGGGATCGCCCTGCCGGGCGACATCGTGCGCACGGTAAGGCGGTGGACCGACGGCGGTGACGTCCGCGTGCTCACCGTGGTCGATGCCCCGCGATACGCTCTTTTGCGGGAGGCCGTAGGTCCCCTGGTGACGGCCCAGATCGAGGCGGCGGATGTGGTGGCGGTGAACAAGATCGACGAAGTCGACCCTGCCGCGGTGGACAGGGTGGTGGATGAGGTGGCCTCCCTGAACGCCAACGCGGTAGTGGTGCCGGTTTCGGCCGAGAAAGGTCTGCACCTCGACTTGCTCCTGGAGGCGCTGGCATGA
- a CDS encoding saccharopine dehydrogenase C-terminal domain-containing protein gives MAKVLVLGAGLMGPAIASDLLKHGTAEHVVIADIDPVRVGEVVRRVGRDRCEGMVLDIWNRRALVDAMRGADVVAGAYPVAAVARVTEAAIEAGVSLADLTGSAEGFDIFAYHDRAARAGVTLLPGCGVAPGLTNALVGQGAARLDRALEGVVYVGGLPLHPRPPLEYRLVFSIDTVIDEYVAPALVVRDGRVVEAQALDGLEEVTFPEPVGACEAFYTYGLGTLARTGVQMGFRELAEKTVRYRGHRDKVAFLRDCGFFSREPVRVDGVEVVPRRFTGALLAPLLQQGDEADVTAVRVVVRGESQGKRASWTFEMVDFCDVESRVTSMARTTGYTCSILVGMLLRGRISTPGVAPLEKVFADAAVYEELRDELGNRGMSIKERFEEG, from the coding sequence ATGGCGAAGGTACTGGTGCTGGGTGCGGGGCTCATGGGCCCCGCCATTGCGAGCGACTTGCTGAAACACGGGACCGCTGAGCACGTGGTTATCGCAGACATCGACCCCGTCCGCGTTGGGGAAGTGGTACGTCGCGTTGGCCGCGACCGCTGCGAGGGTATGGTCCTCGACATCTGGAACCGGCGGGCACTGGTGGACGCCATGCGGGGGGCGGACGTGGTAGCGGGCGCCTACCCCGTGGCGGCGGTCGCCCGGGTGACGGAGGCGGCCATAGAGGCCGGGGTGTCACTGGCGGACCTGACCGGCTCAGCGGAAGGTTTCGACATCTTCGCTTATCACGACCGGGCCGCCAGGGCAGGGGTGACGCTGCTGCCAGGGTGCGGGGTGGCACCCGGGCTCACGAACGCCCTGGTGGGGCAGGGGGCGGCCAGGCTCGACCGTGCTCTGGAAGGCGTCGTTTACGTGGGAGGACTCCCTCTGCATCCGCGTCCGCCGCTCGAATACCGGCTGGTGTTCTCCATCGACACGGTGATCGACGAGTACGTGGCCCCCGCCCTCGTCGTCAGGGACGGGCGCGTTGTGGAGGCGCAGGCCCTGGACGGCCTGGAGGAGGTCACCTTCCCCGAGCCGGTGGGCGCCTGCGAGGCCTTCTACACGTACGGGCTGGGGACGCTCGCCCGCACGGGGGTCCAGATGGGGTTCCGGGAACTGGCGGAGAAGACCGTGCGCTACCGCGGTCATCGGGATAAGGTGGCCTTTCTGCGCGACTGCGGCTTCTTCTCCCGGGAACCCGTGCGGGTGGACGGCGTGGAGGTGGTGCCGAGGCGCTTCACGGGGGCGCTGCTGGCGCCCCTGCTTCAGCAGGGTGATGAGGCCGATGTCACCGCCGTGCGTGTGGTGGTCCGGGGGGAGAGCCAGGGAAAGCGGGCCTCATGGACGTTTGAGATGGTCGACTTTTGCGACGTGGAGAGCCGGGTGACGTCCATGGCCCGGACCACGGGGTACACCTGCTCCATCCTGGTGGGTATGCTCCTGCGCGGCCGGATCAGCACGCCCGGGGTGGCCCCGCTGGAGAAGGTGTTCGCGGACGCCGCCGTGTATGAGGAGTTGCGCGACGAGCTGGGCAACCGTGGCATGAGCATAAAGGAGCGGTTCGAGGAAGGGTAA
- a CDS encoding DUF1638 domain-containing protein, producing MGRGVAKREPDLVITCQPLAEVVSVLAGGRVPLHLVDSKLHRSPPRLHDYLQQLIEDNPADCVVLAMGLCGGAASDLVVKQGALVLPRVDDCLALLLGSQESYRQQAGECPGTYYLSKGWLDCPDNIVAEYERCVERRGPDGARRVFRSLIGNYRRLVYIEAGLAEEECFACRAQSFAGTFDLEFHRRPADLRLLANLVRGKRDPRTITFPAGKTTSVLDFLIQAPCN from the coding sequence ATGGGCCGCGGTGTGGCCAAACGGGAGCCGGACCTGGTGATCACCTGCCAACCTCTGGCCGAGGTGGTTTCGGTGCTTGCCGGGGGCCGCGTTCCACTCCACCTGGTCGACAGCAAGCTGCACCGGTCCCCGCCCCGCCTGCACGACTACCTGCAACAACTGATCGAAGATAACCCGGCGGACTGCGTGGTCCTCGCCATGGGTCTGTGCGGCGGGGCAGCCAGCGACCTGGTGGTGAAGCAGGGCGCCCTCGTCCTGCCGCGCGTGGACGACTGCCTGGCCCTCCTGCTAGGATCGCAGGAATCATACCGCCAGCAGGCTGGCGAGTGCCCCGGGACCTACTACCTGTCCAAGGGGTGGCTGGACTGCCCTGACAACATCGTGGCCGAATACGAGCGCTGCGTGGAGCGGCGCGGCCCGGACGGCGCCAGGAGGGTCTTTCGCTCCCTCATCGGCAACTACCGCCGCCTGGTGTACATCGAAGCCGGGCTGGCGGAGGAGGAGTGTTTTGCGTGCAGGGCACAGTCGTTCGCCGGAACCTTCGACCTGGAATTCCACCGCCGCCCGGCCGACCTGAGACTCCTCGCGAACCTGGTCCGGGGAAAACGCGACCCCAGGACCATCACCTTCCCCGCGGGGAAGACCACGTCGGTGCTGGACTTCCTCATACAGGCTCCGTGCAACTGA
- a CDS encoding DUF433 domain-containing protein, which translates to MKLFDRIAVDPKVCGGKPCTRYLRYPVSRLPGLLGAGETRESILQGYP; encoded by the coding sequence GTGAAACTGTTCGACCGAATTGCGGTTGACCCCAAGGTGTGCGGGGGAAAGCCGTGCACCCGCTACCTTCGCTATCCGGTGTCACGCCTGCCGGGTCTTCTGGGGGCAGGGGAGACGCGCGAGAGCATTCTCCAGGGGTACCCCTAG